The following are encoded in a window of Cystobacter ferrugineus genomic DNA:
- a CDS encoding UDP-N-acetylmuramoyl-tripeptide--D-alanyl-D-alanine ligase has product MAVRFSDEQVVRVARATRRGGPAADFQAVCTDTRALTPGCLFVALQGERFDAHDFLAQAAQAGAAGAVVKRGRALPALPEGFPLYEVEDTLAALGALGHAHRERFRIPVGAVGGSNGKTTTKEMVGAILSTRGPALKTEGNLNNEIGVPLTLLRLTPEHVAAVVELGMNQPGEMTRLTRVARPDAALLTVVQPEHLEGLGSLEGVAEAEGEMFRELPPTSIAVVNLDDALIPAQAARGQAKTLTFGRHADAQVRLVAVESRGREGLTLTVRYQGRDWSVRLGFVGEHNALNATGAFALAVALGYSPEECVKGLESARPYARRLNVVDAPHGITVVDDCYNANPASMAAALDTLRSLVAPGGRAVAVLGDMLELGPGEGEEHTRLGALVGGKAELVAFFGPRSSQGLEAAGLGEAAAHFTEVEPLLAWLQPRLKSGDVVLVKASRGMRLERVVAGLTGASVTAGGH; this is encoded by the coding sequence ATGGCCGTACGATTCTCGGATGAGCAGGTGGTGCGGGTGGCGCGAGCCACCCGGCGCGGTGGGCCGGCGGCTGACTTCCAGGCCGTCTGCACGGACACTCGGGCCCTCACGCCCGGGTGTCTCTTCGTGGCGCTCCAGGGCGAGCGCTTCGATGCGCACGACTTCCTCGCCCAGGCGGCCCAGGCGGGCGCGGCCGGGGCGGTGGTGAAGCGGGGCCGGGCGCTGCCCGCGCTTCCCGAGGGCTTCCCCCTGTACGAGGTGGAGGACACGCTGGCGGCGCTCGGTGCCCTGGGGCACGCGCACCGCGAGCGCTTCCGGATTCCCGTGGGGGCCGTGGGGGGCTCCAACGGGAAGACGACCACCAAGGAGATGGTGGGCGCCATCCTGTCCACGCGCGGCCCCGCGCTGAAGACGGAGGGCAACCTCAACAACGAGATTGGCGTGCCCCTCACGCTCCTGCGCCTGACGCCCGAGCACGTGGCGGCGGTGGTGGAGCTGGGGATGAACCAGCCGGGCGAGATGACGCGGCTGACGCGCGTGGCCCGGCCCGACGCGGCCCTGCTCACCGTGGTGCAGCCCGAGCACCTGGAGGGGCTGGGCAGCCTGGAGGGCGTGGCCGAGGCGGAGGGCGAGATGTTCCGCGAGCTGCCGCCCACCTCCATCGCCGTGGTGAACCTGGATGACGCGCTCATTCCCGCCCAGGCGGCGCGCGGCCAGGCGAAGACGCTCACGTTTGGCCGGCACGCGGACGCGCAGGTGCGGCTGGTGGCGGTGGAGTCGCGCGGCCGTGAGGGGTTGACGCTCACGGTGCGCTACCAGGGCCGGGACTGGTCGGTCCGGCTGGGGTTCGTGGGCGAGCACAACGCGCTCAACGCCACGGGCGCCTTCGCGCTGGCGGTGGCGCTGGGCTACTCGCCGGAGGAGTGCGTGAAGGGGCTGGAGTCCGCGCGGCCCTACGCGCGCCGGCTCAACGTGGTGGACGCGCCCCACGGCATCACCGTGGTGGACGACTGCTACAACGCCAACCCCGCGTCCATGGCGGCCGCGCTGGACACGCTGCGCTCGCTGGTGGCGCCGGGTGGACGGGCGGTGGCGGTGCTCGGCGACATGTTGGAGCTGGGGCCGGGCGAGGGCGAGGAGCACACGCGCCTGGGCGCGCTCGTGGGCGGCAAGGCCGAACTGGTGGCGTTCTTCGGACCGCGCTCGAGCCAGGGCCTGGAGGCCGCGGGCCTGGGCGAGGCCGCGGCGCATTTCACCGAGGTGGAGCCCCTGTTGGCCTGGCTCCAGCCGAGGCTCAAGTCAGGAGACGTGGTGTTGGTCAAGGCGAGCCGTGGCATGCGCTTGGAGCGCGTGGTGGCGGGTCTCACGGGTGCTTCCGTGACGGCGGGAGGCCACTGA
- the mraY gene encoding phospho-N-acetylmuramoyl-pentapeptide-transferase, with protein MLILLYEWLKDTDAGRLLNFLRYPTFRIVAAGVASLLLGMFVGPRLIAALRLKQHGQSNVREDTPDTHQKKKGTPTMGGALILLCIAVGTFVFADLRSHAVWAALVLTLGYGFIGFLDDWLKLSKRNSKGLAGRYKMVLQTVFYFIAIFGLMCSWTGPDGSFSGPTLLIDTKLTLPFVPTHRFNPDFGWFYVVFAWVVVVGTSNAVNITDGLDGLAIMPTIIAASTFAVLCYVAGSSIRLSNVETVDGVARLVAQPLWRYLGVPEVPGGAELSVFCASIVGAGISFLWFNAYPASVFMGDIGSLALGGALGGLAVLSKNEVVSAIIHGVFFAEILSVMIQVTSFKLTGKRVFKMAPVHHHFELKGMAEPKIIVRFWIVAILCGGVALLSIKLR; from the coding sequence GTGCTCATCCTTCTCTACGAGTGGCTCAAGGACACGGACGCCGGGCGCCTGCTCAACTTCCTGCGCTACCCCACCTTCCGCATCGTCGCGGCGGGGGTGGCCTCGCTGCTCTTGGGCATGTTCGTGGGCCCGCGGCTCATCGCCGCGCTGCGGCTCAAGCAGCACGGGCAGAGCAACGTGCGCGAGGACACGCCGGACACGCACCAGAAGAAGAAGGGCACGCCCACCATGGGCGGCGCGCTCATCCTCCTGTGCATCGCGGTGGGCACCTTCGTCTTCGCGGATCTGCGCAGCCACGCGGTGTGGGCGGCGCTGGTGCTCACGCTCGGCTACGGCTTCATCGGCTTCCTGGACGACTGGCTCAAGCTGAGCAAGCGCAACTCCAAGGGGCTCGCGGGCCGCTACAAGATGGTGCTGCAGACGGTGTTCTACTTCATCGCCATCTTCGGCCTCATGTGCTCGTGGACGGGGCCGGATGGCTCCTTCTCCGGGCCCACGCTGCTCATCGACACGAAGCTCACGCTGCCCTTCGTGCCCACGCACCGCTTCAATCCGGACTTCGGCTGGTTCTACGTGGTGTTCGCCTGGGTCGTGGTGGTGGGCACCTCCAACGCCGTCAACATCACCGACGGCCTGGACGGCCTGGCCATCATGCCCACCATCATCGCGGCCAGCACCTTCGCGGTGCTCTGCTACGTGGCGGGCTCCTCCATCCGCCTGTCCAACGTGGAGACGGTGGACGGCGTGGCGCGGCTGGTGGCGCAGCCCCTGTGGCGCTACCTCGGCGTGCCCGAGGTGCCCGGTGGCGCGGAGCTGTCCGTCTTCTGCGCCAGCATCGTGGGGGCGGGCATCTCCTTCCTCTGGTTCAACGCCTATCCGGCCTCCGTCTTCATGGGCGACATCGGCTCGCTCGCGCTGGGTGGCGCGCTCGGCGGGCTGGCGGTGCTGTCGAAGAACGAAGTCGTCTCCGCCATCATCCACGGGGTCTTCTTCGCGGAGATCCTCAGCGTGATGATCCAGGTGACGTCCTTCAAGCTCACCGGCAAGCGCGTCTTCAAGATGGCGCCCGTGCACCACCACTTCGAGCTCAAGGGCATGGCCGAGCCGAAGATCATCGTGCGCTTCTGGATCGTCGCCATCCTCTGCGGCGGCGTGGCCCTGTTGTCCATCAAGTTGCGGTAG
- a CDS encoding UDP-N-acetylmuramoyl-L-alanyl-D-glutamate--2,6-diaminopimelate ligase, which produces MKLTDVLAGCGAEQTSGGRTPVDVTGVSQDSRKVKPGDLFVAVPGAKEDGAQFVGEAVSRGAVAVVSEKPLSSQVPYFKVSNARKALALIAANFYGRPADQLTLLAVTGTNGKTTTTFLLEAMATAAYSSTGVIGTLGYKVGGQFHATAHTTPEPLELHRILRQMVDAGVETVVMEVSSHALIQERVHGLTFKAAAFTNLTRDHLDYHKDLEDYFQAKRKLFLENLSQGGVAVVNGDDTYATRIYNELRGQKRMAWKFSRQGNGEISAADVSFTLQGIKGVLKTPAGDIPVKSRLLGAHNLENVLAAAGLALGAGFARRKDVQLGIERMAGVPGRMERVENHGPQAGAPAVVVDYAHTDDALKRALEAARSMAKGRVIAVFGCGGERDEGKRPLMGAAAAEGADLSVVTSDNPRGENPDDIIAQVTPGLEKGGLRRISAGKAKSGEKGYLVEVDRKTAIETAISLAKEDDVVLIAGKGHETYQIIGTEKRAFDDREVAARALAIRT; this is translated from the coding sequence ATGAAGCTGACGGATGTCCTCGCAGGGTGTGGTGCCGAGCAGACCTCGGGCGGCCGGACCCCGGTCGACGTGACGGGGGTATCGCAGGACTCGCGCAAGGTGAAGCCGGGCGACCTGTTCGTCGCGGTGCCGGGTGCGAAGGAGGACGGCGCCCAGTTCGTGGGCGAGGCGGTCTCCCGGGGGGCGGTGGCGGTGGTGTCGGAAAAGCCCCTGTCCTCGCAGGTGCCCTACTTCAAGGTGTCCAACGCCCGGAAGGCACTGGCGCTCATCGCGGCCAACTTCTACGGCCGCCCCGCGGACCAGCTCACCCTGCTGGCCGTCACGGGGACCAACGGCAAGACGACGACGACCTTCCTCCTGGAGGCCATGGCCACCGCGGCCTACTCGTCCACCGGCGTCATAGGCACGCTCGGCTACAAGGTCGGTGGCCAGTTCCATGCCACCGCCCACACCACGCCGGAGCCCCTGGAGCTGCACCGCATCCTGCGTCAGATGGTGGACGCGGGCGTCGAGACGGTGGTGATGGAGGTGTCCAGCCACGCCCTCATCCAGGAGCGCGTGCACGGCCTCACCTTCAAGGCCGCCGCCTTCACCAACCTCACGCGCGACCACCTCGACTACCACAAGGACCTCGAGGACTACTTCCAGGCCAAGCGCAAGCTCTTCCTGGAGAACCTGTCCCAGGGGGGCGTGGCGGTGGTCAATGGCGACGACACCTACGCCACGCGCATCTACAACGAGCTGCGCGGCCAGAAGCGCATGGCGTGGAAGTTCAGCCGCCAGGGCAACGGGGAGATCTCCGCCGCGGACGTGTCCTTCACGCTCCAGGGCATCAAGGGCGTGCTCAAGACGCCCGCGGGCGACATCCCCGTGAAGAGCCGGCTGCTCGGCGCGCACAACCTGGAGAACGTCCTCGCGGCGGCGGGTCTGGCGCTCGGCGCGGGCTTCGCGCGGCGCAAGGACGTGCAGCTCGGCATCGAGCGCATGGCGGGCGTGCCCGGCCGCATGGAGCGCGTGGAGAACCACGGTCCCCAGGCCGGAGCGCCCGCGGTGGTGGTGGACTACGCGCACACGGATGACGCGCTCAAGCGCGCGCTGGAGGCGGCGCGCTCCATGGCCAAGGGCCGCGTCATCGCGGTGTTCGGCTGTGGGGGCGAGCGCGACGAGGGCAAGCGTCCGCTCATGGGCGCCGCCGCGGCCGAGGGCGCGGACCTGTCCGTGGTGACGAGCGACAACCCGCGTGGCGAGAACCCCGACGACATCATCGCCCAGGTGACGCCGGGCCTGGAGAAGGGCGGCCTGCGCCGCATCTCCGCGGGCAAGGCCAAGAGCGGTGAGAAGGGCTACCTCGTGGAGGTCGATCGCAAGACGGCCATCGAGACGGCCATCTCCCTGGCGAAGGAGGACGACGTGGTCCTCATCGCCGGCAAGGGGCACGAGACGTACCAGATCATCGGCACGGAGAAGCGCGCCTTCGATGACCGCGAGGTGGCGGCGCGGGCGCTGGCCATCCGCACCTGA